From the Borrelia puertoricensis genome, one window contains:
- a CDS encoding TolC family protein — MALENSLESRDAEYREKIKKLYKDNSWNLLIPNLGFSSNFSRQNSFMPNLEGRGHWGLNFGVAADLSVSPSIVNNIRLTFFNYEAAKIGREKVIKNIRLNVLKMYNELLAFKSILKVLESQFENSKLKFEQVKISYHNGLISEIDYLDAKLKHIRFQPSLDEQIIKFEETKGRFKLLLGLDILQDFEIIGELSDEILDISLFDEVINIDGYLEVRELNNLTKIMKTTLESLWLDAFLPRFSFSVSYNPGSISFSDGLSGSFKQGLHFSLGLTYSFTEIFPFSKSFTEIWERDYRLKFLENQIESKIREFESNIIQKRKSVRLYKSILDNSKTNLEMSKKNYQVAFDAFNVGTIDLIKLNDIEAFYKQSDLQFIQDKLNYANAILEYRDLINKLD, encoded by the coding sequence ATGGCTTTAGAGAACAGTTTGGAATCTAGAGATGCTGAGTATAGAGAGAAGATAAAAAAATTATATAAAGATAATTCTTGGAATCTTTTGATCCCAAATTTAGGGTTTTCTTCAAATTTTTCAAGGCAAAACTCTTTTATGCCTAATTTAGAAGGGAGGGGACATTGGGGCTTGAATTTTGGTGTTGCTGCTGATCTTTCAGTATCCCCATCTATCGTTAATAACATTAGACTTACCTTTTTTAATTATGAGGCTGCTAAGATAGGCAGAGAAAAAGTCATTAAAAATATTAGGTTAAATGTTCTTAAAATGTATAATGAGCTTTTAGCCTTTAAAAGTATTTTAAAAGTGTTGGAAAGTCAGTTTGAAAATAGCAAACTTAAATTTGAGCAAGTAAAAATTTCTTATCATAATGGGCTTATTTCTGAGATAGATTATCTTGATGCTAAGCTTAAGCATATTAGATTTCAGCCTAGTTTAGATGAACAAATTATTAAGTTTGAAGAGACAAAAGGAAGATTTAAATTATTATTAGGATTGGATATCTTGCAAGATTTTGAGATTATAGGAGAATTATCAGATGAAATCTTAGACATTTCATTGTTTGATGAAGTCATAAATATTGATGGGTATTTAGAAGTTAGAGAGTTAAATAATTTAACTAAAATTATGAAAACTACTCTTGAGAGTCTTTGGCTAGATGCTTTTTTGCCAAGGTTTTCGTTCTCAGTTTCTTATAATCCTGGGAGCATTTCTTTTAGTGATGGTTTGAGTGGTTCATTTAAGCAAGGATTACATTTTTCTTTGGGTTTAACTTATAGCTTTACCGAAATTTTTCCATTTTCAAAAAGTTTTACAGAGATATGGGAACGAGATTATCGGTTAAAATTCTTAGAGAATCAAATTGAAAGTAAGATTCGTGAATTTGAATCTAATATTATTCAAAAACGCAAAAGTGTAAGACTATATAAGTCTATTTTAGATAACTCCAAGACAAATTTGGAGATGTCTAAGAAGAATTATCAAGTAGCTTTTGATGCCTTTAATGTGGGTACTATAGATCTTATTAAATTAAATGACATTGAAGCTTTCTATAAGCAGAGTGATTTACAATTTATACAAGATAAGCTAAATTATGCTAATGCAATACTTGAGTATAGAGATTTAATAAATAAGTTGGATTGA
- a CDS encoding efflux RND transporter permease subunit, whose product MLVKKVVGKPITMLILFSLLMMLSIYTFSRLKIDLLPNIGDSYITISTQYAGSSAKEVEEKVTSILESNLSLVKNIKTITSSSFKGHSSINLQFYHGTNLDLALNEIRDALEISKRSLPKEASLPRIYRGSLGSSPIISFVMYSDRPILELKRYADNVLKPKLERLNGVGRVQVIGGGDKHILIEVSQNRLEAYGLTLSEIVPFISSQNVEFSVGNMLDNDLEYQAQVSGRFNSIKDLENVVIAYRKPSIYSLGDNSFVQVRLRDIASVKSVAQDVEDYVYYNDKPSIVISIQKESDANSVFVSDAVNAEVEKIKLSLPKDIFLDISYDDAEHIKKAISSVANSAYSGAVLALCIIFFFLRSFRATIIIGITIPLAIVITFCLMYFANISLNVMSLSGLALSVGMLVDCSIVIMENIYKYRQKGAKLISSAILGTQEMMLPIMAATLTSICVFAPMLIFKAELGVIGDFVRDFAFTIVISLVASLFVAVFLVPVLSSYYIGLYTASQKPIKNKLIKRIDDFLYGIYFVGERFYVKLLNYVLTWKLACLLIIFFSFILSLVLFPLLNVSFLPYEHSSLIRFDFKFPHKTSLKISKFYSDKILEIVKSEIKVYKSIISEINSNGFTFNVAFPLKEEVDGEFVEDEEDVRYRVYKRVERLYPDFNSNTSSREGTFGASPIEIKIIASDFEYAREYGEFLVSLLKKRFPSLVNPRLNILEEMQIDIEIDREKAYSYGINMETLSREIRANIGGISAGNYIEGGVSYDILLRLDRGNIASFKDLDKISILNASGVQIPFSSIVRLKKTKGIGEISREDQSLVVKLTAGIAPGENLALITANVVDFVTNKVPQRDGVLVKFGGEYSEFTSSMQHFGVIMFMAVLLVFGVMAAQFESLLKPFVILFTIPLTLIGVVLFYFISGEKVSVFTAIGMLMLIGVVVNTGIVLVDYINLLLKRGFNLRDAVLEAGRSRFRPILMSALTSIIGLFPLAFSSSSESDLVKPIAFTFIGGMVASTFLTLLFIPIIFEIFYKLSMKAFISFKSGISVDKIELKRRSRGGSNKI is encoded by the coding sequence ATGTTAGTAAAAAAAGTTGTTGGCAAACCAATAACAATGTTAATATTGTTTTCATTATTAATGATGCTTAGTATTTATACTTTTTCAAGATTAAAGATAGATTTGCTTCCCAACATTGGAGACAGTTATATCACTATTTCTACTCAGTATGCAGGAAGTTCGGCAAAAGAAGTGGAAGAAAAAGTAACAAGTATTCTAGAAAGTAATCTATCCTTAGTTAAGAACATAAAGACAATAACTAGTAGTTCTTTTAAGGGCCATAGCAGTATTAATCTTCAGTTTTATCATGGAACTAATTTAGATTTGGCTTTGAATGAAATAAGAGATGCACTTGAGATTTCAAAAAGAAGTTTACCAAAAGAAGCAAGCTTACCTAGGATTTATAGAGGAAGTTTAGGCTCTTCGCCAATAATATCGTTTGTTATGTATTCAGATAGACCGATCTTAGAACTTAAAAGGTATGCAGATAATGTTCTTAAGCCTAAGTTGGAAAGACTTAATGGGGTTGGACGTGTGCAAGTTATTGGAGGTGGAGATAAGCATATTTTAATTGAAGTGTCGCAAAATAGGTTAGAGGCATATGGACTTACTTTATCAGAAATAGTACCGTTTATTTCTTCTCAAAATGTTGAATTTTCGGTTGGTAACATGTTAGATAATGATTTGGAATATCAAGCACAAGTATCTGGAAGATTTAATTCAATTAAGGATTTGGAAAATGTGGTTATTGCTTATAGGAAACCAAGTATTTATTCTTTAGGTGATAATTCATTTGTTCAAGTTAGACTTAGAGATATTGCAAGTGTTAAGAGTGTTGCTCAAGATGTAGAGGATTATGTATATTATAATGATAAGCCTTCTATTGTGATATCTATACAAAAAGAGAGTGATGCAAATTCTGTTTTTGTTTCAGATGCAGTAAATGCAGAGGTTGAAAAAATCAAGCTTTCACTTCCAAAGGATATATTTTTAGACATTTCTTATGATGACGCTGAACACATCAAAAAGGCTATTTCTTCTGTTGCTAATTCAGCTTATTCTGGAGCAGTTCTTGCATTATGTATTATTTTTTTCTTTTTAAGGAGCTTTAGAGCGACAATTATTATTGGTATCACAATACCATTAGCGATTGTTATTACCTTTTGTTTAATGTATTTTGCAAATATTTCACTAAATGTTATGAGTCTATCAGGTCTTGCTTTGAGTGTTGGTATGCTTGTAGATTGTTCTATTGTTATAATGGAGAATATATATAAATATAGGCAGAAGGGTGCCAAGCTTATTTCATCTGCTATTCTTGGAACACAAGAAATGATGTTGCCGATTATGGCTGCAACCTTGACATCGATTTGTGTATTTGCTCCTATGCTTATTTTTAAGGCTGAATTGGGTGTTATTGGTGATTTTGTTAGGGATTTTGCTTTTACTATTGTAATATCTTTAGTAGCTTCTTTGTTTGTTGCAGTTTTCTTAGTACCTGTGCTTTCAAGTTATTATATTGGGCTTTATACTGCTTCTCAAAAGCCTATCAAAAATAAATTGATTAAAAGAATTGATGATTTTTTGTATGGTATTTATTTTGTTGGAGAGAGATTTTATGTTAAATTGCTAAACTATGTTTTAACTTGGAAATTAGCTTGTTTATTGATTATTTTCTTTAGTTTTATTTTAAGTTTAGTGTTATTTCCTCTTTTAAATGTATCTTTTCTTCCCTATGAACATTCTTCTTTAATTCGTTTTGATTTTAAATTTCCTCATAAGACAAGTTTGAAAATTTCAAAGTTTTATTCAGATAAAATTTTAGAGATTGTAAAAAGTGAAATTAAGGTTTATAAGAGTATCATTTCTGAAATAAATTCAAATGGTTTTACCTTTAATGTTGCATTTCCTTTAAAGGAAGAAGTTGATGGAGAATTCGTTGAGGATGAAGAGGATGTTCGATATAGAGTTTATAAACGTGTTGAGAGGCTTTATCCTGATTTTAATTCTAATACTTCTTCACGAGAAGGTACTTTTGGTGCGTCGCCTATTGAGATTAAAATTATTGCTTCGGATTTTGAGTATGCAAGAGAATATGGAGAATTTTTAGTTAGTCTTTTAAAGAAAAGATTCCCTAGTCTTGTCAATCCTAGACTTAATATACTAGAAGAGATGCAAATTGATATAGAAATAGATAGAGAAAAGGCCTATTCTTATGGAATTAATATGGAAACTCTCTCAAGAGAAATTAGGGCTAATATTGGTGGAATTTCAGCAGGAAATTATATTGAAGGTGGAGTGAGTTATGATATTTTGCTTAGGCTTGATAGAGGCAATATTGCTAGCTTTAAAGATTTAGATAAAATATCTATTTTAAATGCATCTGGTGTTCAAATTCCCTTTTCTTCAATAGTTAGGCTTAAGAAAACAAAAGGAATTGGTGAGATTTCCAGAGAAGATCAGTCTTTAGTAGTAAAGCTTACAGCAGGTATTGCTCCAGGTGAAAATTTAGCTTTAATTACAGCAAATGTAGTAGATTTTGTAACTAATAAGGTTCCTCAGAGAGATGGGGTGTTGGTTAAGTTTGGAGGAGAATACAGTGAGTTTACAAGTAGTATGCAGCATTTTGGGGTGATAATGTTTATGGCTGTCTTGCTTGTGTTTGGAGTAATGGCAGCACAATTTGAATCTCTCTTAAAGCCATTCGTTATTCTCTTTACAATACCATTAACCTTAATAGGTGTTGTACTGTTTTATTTTATATCTGGAGAAAAGGTTTCTGTTTTTACTGCTATTGGTATGCTTATGCTTATTGGTGTTGTTGTTAATACGGGTATTGTATTGGTAGATTATATTAATTTGTTGCTTAAGAGGGGCTTTAATCTTAGAGATGCAGTGCTTGAGGCAGGTCGCTCCAGGTTTAGGCCAATTTTGATGTCTGCTTTAACATCAATAATAGGACTCTTTCCACTTGCATTCTCAAGTTCAAGTGAGAGTGATCTTGTAAAACCAATTGCTTTTACTTTTATTGGTGGAATGGTTGCTAGTACATTTTTGACTTTACTTTTTATTCCTATTATTTTTGAAATTTTTTATAAACTTTCTATGAAAGCTTTTATTTCTTTTAAGTCAGGGATTTCTGTTGACAAAATTGAGCTTAAGAGAAGAAGTAGGGGGGGCTCAAATAAAATATAA
- a CDS encoding penicillin-binding protein, producing the protein MHKKFASSLRLNIVLTIFLIITLLTIYKYFVLMSSKNIQHFSQNINHISRRGNIYDRNGKIIAFSSKSHSVGTDPNKIKNIVNTSETLGAILKIDPQILKKKLSLKKGFIYIKRKITREESELIKRIQSEGRLKDIILYPDYTRIYPFKELTSNITGFVGTDNIGLTGIELSLNTILNEDFTKQKSINEKVNTNNIYLTIDIDLQKSINQIAQKHFKENKPENMIAIVMNAKNGEILSMLQFPQYDANYYAKYPKEIWNNFATSLTYEPGSINKIFTVAILLDSGLLKSNEKFLDNGIYQKKFKSGEVVTIKTLNPPYGYIDSSGILIYSSNVGIAHITDKVSNEYFHNKLTDFGFGKRVGFPFPGETKGLLTHHSKWSGRSKATIGFGQEIGVSAIQILQAASALSNEGIMLKPKIIKRISNEMENTIQEFQKEEIKKVISNYTAKEVLKMMREVVNKGGIPKLKMKNLSISAKSGTSQVIDKNTGKYSDEDYTSSILVIYPTEDPQYIIYIVYRYPKKIIYGTRIAAPMAKEIIELIEHRNNKNEYNEIKISSKISIPKPIIKYEKTETLPNFTGLSKRDLMKILKNYTNIKINIKGNGFVYKQSKPPNTKLKYIDELEIILK; encoded by the coding sequence ATGCATAAAAAATTTGCTAGCAGCTTAAGATTAAATATAGTCCTCACAATTTTCCTAATAATAACGCTGTTAACCATTTATAAATATTTTGTGCTAATGTCCTCAAAAAACATACAACATTTTTCTCAAAATATAAACCATATCTCAAGAAGAGGCAACATATATGATAGAAATGGTAAAATCATAGCCTTCTCTTCAAAATCACATTCGGTCGGAACGGATCCAAACAAAATAAAAAATATTGTAAACACATCAGAAACTCTTGGTGCAATATTGAAAATTGATCCTCAAATACTTAAAAAAAAACTGTCTTTGAAAAAAGGATTCATATATATAAAAAGAAAAATAACAAGAGAAGAATCTGAACTAATTAAAAGAATTCAGTCAGAAGGAAGATTAAAAGACATTATACTTTATCCAGACTACACAAGAATTTATCCATTTAAAGAATTAACTAGCAATATTACAGGATTTGTAGGAACTGATAATATTGGACTTACAGGCATTGAACTTTCTCTAAACACCATATTGAATGAAGATTTTACAAAACAAAAATCTATAAATGAAAAAGTAAATACAAATAACATATATCTGACAATAGACATAGATCTTCAAAAGAGCATAAACCAAATAGCTCAAAAACACTTTAAAGAAAATAAACCTGAAAATATGATTGCCATAGTAATGAATGCTAAGAATGGAGAAATTTTATCAATGCTTCAATTTCCACAATATGATGCTAATTACTATGCAAAATATCCTAAAGAAATATGGAACAATTTTGCCACATCCCTAACCTATGAACCTGGAAGTATTAATAAAATTTTTACAGTAGCCATTCTATTAGACAGTGGATTATTAAAATCAAATGAAAAATTCTTAGATAACGGTATATACCAAAAAAAATTTAAATCAGGAGAAGTAGTTACAATTAAAACTCTAAATCCTCCTTATGGCTATATTGATTCCAGTGGAATTTTAATCTACTCATCAAATGTAGGAATAGCACACATTACAGACAAAGTAAGTAACGAATATTTCCATAATAAACTAACAGACTTTGGTTTTGGAAAAAGAGTAGGATTCCCTTTTCCCGGAGAAACAAAAGGTCTATTAACCCACCATTCAAAATGGTCTGGACGAAGTAAAGCCACAATTGGATTTGGACAAGAAATAGGAGTATCTGCCATTCAAATATTACAAGCTGCTAGCGCATTAAGTAATGAAGGAATTATGTTAAAACCCAAAATCATAAAAAGAATAAGCAACGAAATGGAAAATACAATTCAAGAATTTCAAAAAGAAGAAATTAAAAAAGTAATATCTAATTACACAGCAAAAGAAGTTCTAAAAATGATGAGAGAAGTCGTAAACAAAGGAGGAATTCCAAAACTAAAGATGAAAAACTTAAGCATTTCAGCAAAAAGTGGAACTTCACAAGTAATTGATAAAAACACAGGTAAATACTCGGACGAAGATTATACGTCCTCAATACTAGTAATATATCCTACAGAAGATCCGCAATACATTATATATATTGTATACAGATATCCTAAAAAGATAATATATGGAACAAGAATTGCTGCACCAATGGCAAAAGAAATAATAGAATTGATTGAACATCGCAATAATAAAAATGAATACAATGAAATCAAAATTTCTTCAAAAATTAGCATACCAAAACCTATAATAAAATATGAAAAAACAGAAACACTGCCAAACTTTACAGGACTCTCAAAAAGAGATTTAATGAAAATCTTAAAAAACTATACAAACATAAAAATCAACATAAAAGGAAATGGCTTTGTATACAAACAATCTAAACCACCTAATACAAAATTAAAATATATAGACGAACTTGAAATAATCTTAAAATAA
- a CDS encoding AMP-binding protein, whose product MSIVKNFFEIAKKRGNGVAQIYRSNKDYFKVTYEDLKNNVLKFAAFLKKMGLGYQDKVFVCSENRIEWSVIDFAILALGAVDVPKGADVILSEAEVIINNVLPNIIIVENLNLLDLVVQIDFKVDPIIVIIDDLDEKDKIQFGNFKIYTYKECISIGDKSRRDEEIIEILSNIDPDDMATIIYTSGTTGNPKGVMLSHANFLYQVSSFSRMINTSEGQIFMCILPIWHSFQRSFSYNIFLKGMTCLFSSIVPRNMLDDMKNINPHYIAAVPRLWIAIRQNIFKEVAKKPFLSKLLFKIFVKSACLNDICYRIILGLYPDNGFDFLFPMKKILGLLGLIFLFPLRVLGDLIIFKKIKKILGNNFVVGVTGGGSMSLSVVRFFNSIGIELANAYGLTEASPGIASNEHEKIMIGTCGRILPGTIAEIRDENGNKLKTPGKGILFIKGPQVMIGYYQDEDATRQVIGADGFLNTGDIVKLSKDNVVQIIGREKDTIVLNNGENIEPAPIEIKLEESLLIEKAVVVGQDQKFLGALILPNFEEINKYLESMGQKILDAHNRQQIIANNIVLKAINDEIKKLINRANGFKPFEQILKFVLLEKPFEVGKEMSIKMDVKRNYILSFYKNEIKSLFS is encoded by the coding sequence ATGTCAATAGTAAAAAACTTTTTTGAAATTGCTAAAAAACGTGGCAATGGAGTTGCACAAATATATAGAAGTAACAAAGATTATTTCAAGGTTACTTATGAAGATTTAAAAAATAATGTGTTAAAATTTGCAGCATTTTTAAAAAAGATGGGTTTGGGATATCAGGATAAAGTGTTTGTTTGTTCTGAGAATAGGATTGAATGGAGTGTTATAGATTTTGCGATTTTGGCTTTGGGTGCTGTAGATGTTCCAAAAGGAGCTGATGTTATCCTTTCGGAAGCCGAAGTGATTATTAATAATGTGCTTCCCAATATAATAATAGTGGAAAATTTAAATCTTCTTGATTTGGTTGTTCAGATCGACTTTAAAGTTGACCCTATAATTGTTATTATTGATGACTTAGATGAAAAAGATAAAATACAGTTTGGTAATTTTAAAATTTATACTTATAAAGAGTGCATTTCAATTGGAGATAAGTCAAGGCGAGATGAAGAGATTATTGAAATTTTGAGTAATATTGATCCTGATGATATGGCAACAATAATATATACTTCTGGTACTACAGGGAATCCTAAAGGAGTAATGCTTTCTCATGCTAATTTTCTTTATCAGGTGTCTAGTTTTAGTCGAATGATTAATACTAGTGAGGGACAAATATTTATGTGTATTTTGCCAATTTGGCATTCATTTCAAAGGTCATTTTCTTATAATATTTTTCTTAAAGGTATGACTTGTTTATTTTCAAGTATTGTTCCAAGAAACATGCTTGATGATATGAAAAATATAAATCCTCATTATATTGCAGCCGTGCCTAGGCTTTGGATTGCAATAAGGCAAAATATCTTTAAAGAGGTTGCCAAGAAACCATTTTTGTCAAAATTGTTATTTAAGATTTTTGTTAAATCAGCATGTTTAAATGATATCTGTTATAGAATAATTTTAGGATTATATCCTGATAATGGATTTGATTTTTTATTTCCTATGAAAAAGATCTTAGGGCTTTTGGGTCTGATTTTTTTATTTCCTCTTAGAGTGTTGGGAGATTTAATTATCTTTAAAAAGATAAAGAAAATTTTAGGCAATAATTTTGTTGTTGGGGTCACTGGTGGGGGTAGTATGTCTTTATCTGTTGTTAGGTTTTTTAACTCAATTGGGATTGAGCTTGCGAATGCTTATGGATTAACAGAAGCATCTCCTGGTATTGCGTCTAATGAACATGAAAAGATAATGATTGGTACTTGTGGTAGGATATTGCCTGGAACTATTGCTGAGATTAGGGATGAGAATGGCAATAAGCTTAAAACACCAGGCAAGGGAATTTTATTTATTAAAGGTCCTCAGGTTATGATTGGATATTATCAAGATGAAGATGCTACAAGACAGGTTATTGGAGCTGATGGATTTTTGAATACGGGTGATATTGTTAAGTTATCAAAGGATAATGTTGTTCAGATCATAGGACGAGAAAAAGATACTATTGTTTTAAATAATGGAGAGAATATTGAGCCTGCTCCAATTGAAATTAAGCTTGAAGAATCTTTACTCATTGAAAAGGCTGTTGTTGTGGGTCAAGATCAAAAATTTTTAGGTGCATTGATTCTTCCTAATTTTGAAGAGATAAATAAATATTTAGAAAGCATGGGTCAAAAAATTCTTGATGCTCACAATAGGCAGCAGATTATTGCAAATAATATTGTTCTTAAAGCTATTAATGATGAGATAAAAAAGCTTATTAATAGAGCCAATGGATTTAAGCCTTTTGAGCAAATATTGAAATTTGTTCTTTTAGAAAAACCGTTTGAAGTAGGTAAAGAAATGTCTATTAAGATGGATGTTAAGCGTAATTATATTTTAAGTTTTTATAAAAATGAGATAAAGAGTTTATTTTCTTGA
- a CDS encoding PG0541 family transporter-associated protein, translating into MYRAEIISNLSLELDIHEHMHRIEKDLGECIYYSKIYNVQGKGKTGEKQGNEIWPEENFILVVYTDNLFVIEKLRNAVEILDQEYPTEGIKFFVIGN; encoded by the coding sequence GTGTACAGAGCAGAAATAATCTCTAATCTATCTTTAGAGCTTGATATTCATGAACATATGCATAGGATAGAAAAAGATTTAGGTGAATGTATATATTATTCTAAGATATATAATGTTCAAGGAAAAGGGAAAACAGGTGAGAAGCAAGGTAATGAAATTTGGCCTGAAGAAAATTTTATTCTTGTGGTTTATACTGATAATTTATTTGTTATAGAAAAATTAAGAAATGCTGTTGAGATCTTGGATCAAGAGTATCCTACTGAAGGAATTAAATTTTTTGTTATAGGTAACTAA
- a CDS encoding efflux RND transporter periplasmic adaptor subunit yields the protein MNSIFNMRGCFKYYLLFLILLFVLSCNEGTESELQGDINTNNTTNDFTNEPYRFPVVAMRVRQGALSNYISLNGDVDTKVKVEVFPNITGKIVSLNMKLGTYVKKGQIIATLDPSKPGFLYLKSPVRAPISGYVLAINYKIGETVETQTSIALIGRMDVIQIKTYVSEKYILDVKVGNDAIIELESYPNEKFKAKISEISPVLDFKSRSVAICLEPIGDNTRKMIIGMFAKVKLITNHLENVIKIPSNAFVEREGKLCLFRLNPDTKTVERVFPLINFEIDNIMSIRDGINEGDLVVIEGISSLSDGAYVDVVDIRDGLDVEDNV from the coding sequence ATGAATTCGATTTTTAATATGAGAGGTTGCTTTAAGTATTATTTGTTGTTTTTAATTTTATTATTTGTCCTTTCATGTAATGAGGGGACTGAGAGTGAACTACAAGGAGATATTAATACCAATAATACTACCAATGATTTTACTAATGAGCCTTATAGATTTCCAGTTGTTGCAATGAGAGTTCGGCAGGGTGCTTTGAGTAATTATATTTCTTTAAATGGCGATGTAGATACCAAAGTTAAAGTTGAGGTATTTCCCAATATTACAGGTAAAATAGTGTCTCTTAATATGAAACTTGGAACTTATGTAAAAAAGGGGCAAATTATTGCGACACTTGATCCTTCAAAACCAGGTTTTCTTTATTTAAAAAGTCCAGTAAGAGCCCCGATTTCTGGGTATGTTTTAGCTATTAATTACAAAATTGGAGAAACAGTTGAGACTCAAACAAGTATTGCGTTAATAGGTAGAATGGATGTAATTCAGATTAAAACTTATGTTTCTGAAAAATATATTTTAGATGTTAAAGTTGGCAATGATGCAATTATTGAGCTTGAATCTTATCCTAATGAAAAATTTAAAGCTAAGATTTCAGAAATATCTCCTGTTTTGGATTTTAAAAGTCGTTCTGTTGCAATATGTCTTGAACCTATAGGGGATAACACAAGAAAAATGATTATTGGTATGTTTGCCAAGGTCAAACTTATTACTAATCATTTAGAAAATGTGATTAAAATTCCAAGCAATGCTTTTGTTGAAAGGGAAGGTAAACTTTGTTTATTTAGATTAAATCCAGATACAAAAACAGTTGAAAGGGTGTTTCCTTTAATAAATTTTGAAATAGATAATATTATGTCTATTCGGGATGGTATTAATGAGGGTGATTTAGTTGTTATTGAAGGTATTTCATCTCTTTCTGATGGAGCTTATGTAGATGTAGTTGATATTCGAGATGGGCTTGATGTTGAAGACAATGTTTGA
- the hisS gene encoding histidine--tRNA ligase, whose product MDIRTLKGFRDYLPKEALIRTHIIKQIYSVLVSYNFDLIDTPILEYSEFLLRKSGDEVEKQTYRFKDNGDRDVSMRFDLTVPFARFMASNRAKLKFPFRRSQIGKVFRGENTQRGRYREFMQFDFDIVGEDTFRSDAEILSIVYCGLEEIFLNFIEGINRKFVIHFSHIGILNAYIDKLGLKDKAAFILRNIDKLDKMGIESVRENLLVQINESHVDLILEFINLEGTFWDKLETLKGILENNDAVKRIEDIFVHLSALGIQDAFNFNLKIVRGLDYYTGLVFEATMIGINMGSICSGGRYDNLLSLFSSSLQKVSGVGGSFGIDRIQDIIEIEKFNYIKLFVVKASSRVLIVNIDDSLQDYYYKLADKFRRHDYSKINNIACEVYPKSKEGKNIKVQIEYALNKAIRFLIFVGQDEYRENKLKVRDLTKKEELLLSFDEAIKFIKGNDKFLCTPF is encoded by the coding sequence GTGGATATTAGAACTTTAAAGGGTTTTAGAGATTACTTGCCAAAAGAAGCGTTAATTCGTACTCATATTATAAAACAAATATATAGTGTTCTTGTTTCGTATAATTTTGATTTAATAGATACTCCTATTCTTGAGTATTCTGAATTTCTTTTAAGAAAAAGCGGGGATGAGGTAGAAAAACAAACTTATCGTTTTAAAGATAACGGGGATAGAGATGTTTCTATGCGTTTTGATTTAACGGTTCCTTTTGCAAGATTTATGGCTTCTAATAGAGCTAAGCTTAAATTCCCTTTCAGGAGATCTCAGATAGGCAAGGTATTTAGAGGTGAGAATACTCAGAGGGGTAGATATAGAGAATTTATGCAATTTGATTTTGATATAGTAGGTGAGGATACTTTTCGTAGTGATGCTGAAATTTTATCTATTGTTTATTGTGGACTTGAAGAGATTTTTTTAAATTTCATAGAAGGTATTAATAGAAAGTTTGTTATTCATTTTTCTCACATTGGTATATTGAATGCTTATATTGATAAGTTGGGATTAAAGGATAAAGCCGCTTTTATTTTAAGGAATATAGATAAATTAGATAAAATGGGGATTGAAAGTGTTAGAGAAAATTTGCTTGTACAGATAAACGAATCTCATGTTGATTTGATATTGGAGTTTATAAATTTAGAAGGGACTTTTTGGGATAAACTGGAGACCTTAAAAGGTATTTTAGAGAACAATGATGCTGTTAAGAGGATTGAGGATATTTTTGTACATTTGAGTGCATTGGGAATTCAAGATGCATTTAATTTTAATCTTAAGATAGTTCGTGGGCTTGATTATTATACCGGGCTTGTATTTGAGGCTACGATGATAGGCATTAATATGGGGAGTATTTGTAGTGGTGGAAGGTATGATAATCTATTATCTTTATTTTCTAGCTCTTTGCAAAAAGTTTCAGGGGTTGGGGGATCTTTTGGTATAGATAGAATTCAAGATATAATTGAAATTGAGAAATTTAATTATATCAAGTTGTTTGTGGTTAAGGCCAGTTCTAGAGTATTAATTGTTAATATAGACGATAGTTTACAAGATTATTATTATAAACTTGCGGATAAATTTAGAAGACATGATTATTCGAAGATAAATAATATTGCTTGTGAAGTATATCCTAAGAGTAAAGAGGGTAAAAATATTAAGGTACAAATAGAATATGCTCTTAATAAGGCTATAAGATTTTTAATTTTTGTAGGTCAAGATGAATATAGAGAAAATAAGTTGAAAGTGAGAGACTTGACTAAAAAGGAAGAATTGTTGTTGTCTTTTGATGAAGCTATAAAATTTATTAAGGGTAATGACAAATTTTTATGCACACCTTTTTAA